One stretch of Clavibacter californiensis DNA includes these proteins:
- a CDS encoding organic hydroperoxide resistance protein: MEPIYTAIAHASGGGRDGHVRSEDDRIDFDTRPPKEMGGSGEGTNPEQLFAAGYSACFLGATHLVGKNAGVDTKDAGVSASVSIGDNGQGGFGLAVELDVYLPNVAPERRQEIADAAHQVCPYSNATRGNIDVKVTIVD; the protein is encoded by the coding sequence ATGGAACCCATCTACACCGCTATCGCGCACGCCTCCGGCGGAGGACGCGACGGACACGTCCGCAGCGAAGACGACCGCATCGACTTCGACACCCGTCCCCCCAAGGAGATGGGCGGCTCGGGCGAGGGCACGAACCCCGAGCAGCTCTTCGCCGCCGGGTACAGCGCCTGCTTCCTCGGCGCCACCCACCTCGTCGGCAAGAACGCCGGCGTCGACACGAAGGACGCGGGCGTCTCCGCCAGCGTCTCCATCGGCGACAACGGCCAGGGCGGCTTCGGCCTCGCGGTCGAGCTCGACGTCTACCTCCCGAACGTGGCGCCCGAGCGCCGCCAGGAGATCGCGGACGCGGCCCACCAGGTCTGCCCGTACTCCAACGCCACGCGCGGCAACATCGACGTGAAGGTCACCATCGTCGACTGA
- a CDS encoding chorismate mutase, with protein sequence MPENTGPAGAPLDDDARAALEELGEIRGSIDNIDAALVHLLAERFKFTQSVGRLKAAHGLPAADPERERRQILRLRALAEESRLDPAFAEKFLNFIVAEVIHHHTRIAEDQGAATSAVAPEDGGPAA encoded by the coding sequence ATGCCTGAGAACACCGGCCCCGCAGGGGCGCCCCTCGACGACGACGCCCGTGCCGCCCTCGAGGAGCTGGGGGAGATCCGCGGGAGCATCGACAACATCGACGCCGCCCTCGTGCACCTGCTCGCCGAGCGCTTCAAGTTCACGCAGTCGGTCGGCCGGCTGAAGGCCGCGCACGGGCTGCCCGCGGCGGATCCCGAGCGCGAGCGCCGCCAGATCCTCCGCCTCCGCGCGCTCGCCGAGGAGTCGCGGCTCGACCCGGCCTTCGCGGAGAAGTTCCTGAACTTCATCGTCGCGGAGGTCATCCACCACCACACGCGCATCGCCGAGGACCAGGGCGCCGCCACCTCCGCGGTCGCGCCCGAGGACGGCGGCCCGGCGGCCTGA
- a CDS encoding ATP-grasp domain-containing protein, with product MTTAPKVYAIHENPEWFGPFAAALDARGVPYEEWLLTDGVLEIDEAPPEGIFWSRISASAHTRDHALSKDYTRALMSWLEAHGRRTVNGRRTIELEVSKVDQLTALRAAGIEVPRTRAVIGSHRIVEAARGLPTPFITKHNQGGKGLGVRRFDSVEELAAYVEGPDFEEPQDGITLLQEFLEAATPRVTRVEIVGGRFVYAIQADTARGGYQLCPADACAIDPTTSALVMPPGATIAQQPGDTIFSLREDITAEHPLVERYVAFLAGLGIEVAGIEFIETADGRLVTYDVNTNTNYNAGVEAVAPASGPGAVAELLERVLREAYPEG from the coding sequence ATGACCACCGCGCCGAAGGTATACGCCATCCACGAGAACCCCGAGTGGTTCGGCCCGTTCGCCGCAGCGCTCGACGCGCGCGGCGTGCCCTACGAGGAGTGGCTCCTCACCGACGGCGTGCTCGAGATCGACGAGGCGCCGCCCGAGGGGATCTTCTGGTCGCGGATCAGCGCCTCCGCCCACACGCGCGACCACGCGCTCTCCAAGGACTACACGCGCGCCCTCATGTCGTGGCTGGAGGCGCACGGCCGCCGCACGGTCAACGGCCGCCGCACCATCGAGCTCGAGGTGAGCAAGGTCGACCAGCTGACGGCGTTGCGCGCCGCCGGGATCGAGGTGCCGCGCACGCGCGCCGTCATCGGCAGCCACCGCATCGTCGAGGCGGCGCGCGGACTGCCGACGCCGTTCATCACCAAGCACAACCAGGGCGGCAAGGGCCTCGGCGTCCGCCGGTTCGACAGCGTCGAGGAGCTGGCCGCCTACGTGGAGGGGCCGGACTTCGAGGAGCCGCAGGACGGGATCACGCTGCTGCAGGAGTTCCTGGAGGCCGCGACCCCGAGGGTGACGCGCGTCGAGATCGTCGGCGGGCGCTTCGTCTACGCGATCCAGGCCGACACCGCGCGCGGCGGGTACCAGCTGTGCCCCGCGGACGCGTGCGCGATCGACCCGACCACCAGCGCGCTCGTGATGCCGCCCGGCGCGACCATCGCGCAGCAGCCGGGCGACACGATCTTCTCGCTGCGGGAGGACATCACCGCGGAGCACCCGCTCGTGGAGCGGTACGTCGCGTTCCTCGCCGGGCTCGGGATCGAGGTGGCCGGCATCGAGTTCATCGAGACGGCCGACGGCAGGCTCGTGACCTACGACGTGAACACGAACACGAACTACAACGCGGGCGTCGAGGCGGTCGCGCCGGCGTCGGGACCGGGCGCGGTGGCGGAGCTCCTCGAGCGCGTGCTGCGGGAGGCGTACCCGGAGGGCTGA
- a CDS encoding endonuclease/exonuclease/phosphatase family protein, which translates to MTPAIGPTTGDDIHLITLNVRMPWHGTREGEADHWPERQEVLTRFLQQERPTVLGVQEALWPQIQAIEKALPPSYRMIGQGREGGSHGEHGAIFYQASRLTLLEHDVMWLSDTPDVIGSMTWGNPMPRILTWARFQDEATGHPLVVLDTHLDHDVAEARDRAAEAIAELVRTRFAGLPLVLMGDFNAPVDSFPYDALTRRAGLRDSWLDTARQATPAFGTFPDYRPPVVDGPRIDWILVSDRVDVRAAAVNDFAWRGRMMSDHLPVQALVRVS; encoded by the coding sequence ATGACCCCCGCGATCGGCCCGACGACCGGCGACGACATCCACCTGATCACGCTCAACGTGCGCATGCCCTGGCACGGCACCCGCGAGGGCGAGGCCGACCACTGGCCCGAGCGCCAGGAGGTGCTGACGCGCTTCCTGCAGCAGGAGCGGCCCACGGTGCTCGGCGTGCAGGAGGCGCTGTGGCCGCAGATCCAGGCGATCGAGAAGGCCCTCCCGCCGTCCTACCGCATGATCGGGCAGGGCCGCGAGGGCGGGAGCCACGGCGAGCACGGCGCGATCTTCTACCAGGCGTCCCGCCTCACCCTCCTCGAGCACGACGTGATGTGGCTCTCCGACACCCCCGACGTGATCGGCAGCATGACGTGGGGCAACCCCATGCCGCGGATCCTCACCTGGGCGCGCTTCCAGGACGAGGCCACCGGCCATCCGCTCGTCGTGCTCGACACGCACCTCGACCACGACGTGGCCGAGGCCCGCGACCGCGCCGCCGAGGCCATCGCCGAGCTCGTGCGCACGCGCTTCGCGGGGCTGCCGCTCGTGCTCATGGGCGACTTCAACGCACCCGTCGACTCGTTCCCCTACGACGCCCTCACCCGCCGGGCCGGTCTCCGCGACTCCTGGCTCGACACCGCGCGCCAGGCGACGCCCGCCTTCGGCACGTTCCCCGACTACCGGCCGCCGGTCGTCGACGGCCCGCGCATCGACTGGATCCTCGTGAGCGACCGCGTGGACGTCCGCGCCGCCGCGGTCAACGACTTCGCCTGGCGCGGCCGCATGATGAGCGACCACCTGCCGGTGCAGGCGCTCGTGCGCGTGAGCTGA
- a CDS encoding YdcF family protein: protein MTPSTTTTTTPRRAHRVRRWIVRTLLALLVLLLAWLLAGIPLFVFPPASQPDKADVIYVIGPPNPTRRDLAAKLVDEGYSDTVVFSVPATGPQSAGELAACNGEFPYAVTCDTPSPFTTQGEARYLKEKSEENGWTSAIVITWTPHVTRTQLIFSRCFTGDLMVVEDPVDFSLRQWVSQYTYQTGAFVKALVTPGC, encoded by the coding sequence TTGACACCCAGCACCACCACCACCACGACGCCCCGCCGGGCGCACCGCGTCCGTCGCTGGATCGTGCGCACCCTCCTGGCGCTCCTCGTGCTCCTGCTCGCCTGGCTCCTGGCCGGCATCCCGCTCTTCGTCTTCCCTCCGGCGAGCCAGCCCGACAAGGCCGACGTGATCTACGTCATCGGCCCGCCCAACCCCACGCGCCGCGACCTCGCGGCGAAGCTGGTGGACGAGGGCTACTCCGACACGGTCGTCTTCTCGGTGCCGGCCACCGGCCCGCAGTCGGCAGGCGAGCTCGCGGCCTGCAACGGCGAGTTCCCCTACGCCGTCACGTGCGACACCCCGTCGCCGTTCACGACGCAGGGCGAGGCGCGCTACCTCAAGGAGAAGTCCGAGGAGAACGGCTGGACGAGCGCCATCGTCATCACCTGGACCCCGCACGTCACGCGCACGCAGCTGATCTTCTCGCGCTGCTTCACGGGCGACCTCATGGTGGTCGAGGACCCGGTGGACTTCAGCCTCCGCCAGTGGGTCTCGCAGTACACGTACCAGACCGGCGCCTTCGTCAAGGCGCTCGTCACGCCGGGCTGCTGA